Proteins from one Nitrobacteraceae bacterium AZCC 2146 genomic window:
- a CDS encoding AraC family transcriptional regulator (product_source=KO:K07506; cath_funfam=1.10.10.60; cog=COG2207; ko=KO:K07506; pfam=PF12833; smart=SM00342; superfamily=46689) — MERRWFGDPIARSLGLNNAPSVVARSLRNSQVVATRISCGLEQIGKTPQVPAEDTFIVAMYLTKLEKHQLFSRNRPYLTQGYDANSMRIVNLRGEFSALIAQPHESLNFHIPRFALEEIAETGRGRWRSDLIYAPGTIDAVMVNLAAALLPAFQRPKEANPLFVDSLILAVCSHLISTYGGGQSLPPRKGGLTPAQTARAKEMLVENIDGDLLLADIATECGLSRQHFSRSFKATTGVAPHRWLQQHRVKLAAKLLATTRRSIADIALECGFADQSHFTRVFTSLLGQSPALWRRQNAGFNESHSRAPYL, encoded by the coding sequence ATGGAACGACGATGGTTTGGTGACCCAATTGCGCGCAGTCTGGGGTTGAACAATGCGCCGTCGGTTGTGGCGCGGTCGCTGCGAAATTCACAGGTGGTGGCGACGCGAATTTCATGCGGCCTCGAGCAGATCGGTAAAACGCCCCAGGTACCGGCGGAAGACACGTTCATTGTCGCGATGTATCTCACGAAGCTCGAAAAACACCAGCTTTTCAGCCGGAACCGCCCGTATCTCACACAGGGTTACGACGCCAATTCAATGCGCATCGTGAATCTCCGCGGGGAATTTTCAGCATTGATAGCTCAGCCGCACGAAAGCCTGAACTTTCATATCCCGCGCTTCGCGTTGGAGGAGATTGCCGAGACCGGTCGTGGGCGCTGGCGGTCCGACCTGATTTACGCGCCAGGGACTATCGATGCCGTGATGGTAAACCTGGCCGCGGCGCTCTTGCCTGCTTTCCAACGGCCGAAGGAAGCGAACCCTTTGTTCGTCGATTCCCTCATACTCGCGGTCTGTTCGCATCTGATCAGCACATATGGCGGAGGCCAATCTTTACCCCCTCGAAAGGGCGGCCTTACTCCTGCTCAGACGGCTCGCGCAAAAGAAATGTTAGTCGAAAATATTGATGGAGACCTTCTCCTTGCGGATATCGCAACGGAATGCGGCCTGTCGAGACAGCATTTTTCGAGATCGTTCAAGGCCACAACAGGCGTCGCACCGCATCGTTGGCTTCAACAACATCGTGTGAAATTGGCCGCCAAACTCCTTGCCACAACCAGGCGTTCGATTGCTGACATTGCCCTTGAATGCGGCTTCGCCGATCAAAGTCATTTCACCAGAGTCTTCACTTCGCTTTTGGGCCAAAGTCCTGCACTCTGGCGTCGGCAGAATGCGGGCTTTAACGAATCTCATTCGAGAGCACCTTA